One window of Elaeis guineensis isolate ETL-2024a chromosome 11, EG11, whole genome shotgun sequence genomic DNA carries:
- the LOC105034798 gene encoding LOW QUALITY PROTEIN: protein RKD5 (The sequence of the model RefSeq protein was modified relative to this genomic sequence to represent the inferred CDS: inserted 1 base in 1 codon), with protein sequence MISFQKLQKVERSKTSSLLHGPLVTLPQYSTYPSIKQEPNHGNMTHEHTPTTMDSPSSSSSNNHHPHPPPSLLSFLAVFKNVLNQELIRSVHAYRVFPEEEGDEREVCVEREFLFSPTSYLEITVPIPRQLLLVDPMVADSICHRPRFHEGQTIGLWLCILAFDSAXSATSSKPPHIPPILSFSRNPRLKSVPTLSCDLQKVFQLRCEAENQELRHVASEEIFVDKENEFSQPMKNASDYHEDRVLHSCPIIKQAISENQRTDEIAPEVGASMKKKRAAAEHVASISLTDLVKYFNLPIIEASKSLNVGLTVLKRKCREFGIPRWPHRKIKSLDTLIHNLQEEVHRQEKEDKAAAARAATKRKRMLETEKEGIERSPFMELQGETKRFRQDVFKRRHKEKVLSKKCQQLSPEVHNCFHN encoded by the exons ATGATATCATTCCAAAAGCTACAAAAGGTGGAAAGATCCAAAAcctcttctcttcttcatggCCCTCTTGTCACGTTGCCGCAGTACTCAACATATCCCAGTATAAAACAGGAGCCAAACCATGGAAACATGACCCATGAGCATACTCCAACCACCATGGactctccctcctcctcttcttccaacAATCACCACCCACATCCACCCCCTTCTCTCCTCTCCTTTCTGGCTGTCTTCAAAAACGTCCTCAACCAAG AGCTAATCAGGAGTGTGCATGCCTACCGAGTCTTTCCAGAGGAGGAAGGCGACGAAAGAGAGGTGTGCGTGGAGAGGGAGTTCCTCTTCTCACCCACCTCCTACCTCGAGATCACTGTGCCGATCCCCCGCCAGCTCCTCCTGGTAGATCCAATGGTGGCTGATAGCATCTGCCACCGGCCAAGGTTCCATGAGGGGCAAACTATTGGCCTTTGGCTTTGTATTCTTGCATTCGACTCTG GCTCTGCCACCTCCTCAAAGCCTCCTCACATCCCTCCTATCCTCTCCTTCTCCAG AAATCCAAGATTAAAGTCTGTGCCGACTTTGTCCTGTGATCTTCAAAAGGTTTTCCAATTAAGATGTGAAGCAGAAAACCAAGAGCTGAGGCATGTTGCTTCAGAAGAAATCTTTGTGGACAAAGAAAATGAGTTTTCTCAGCCAATGAAAAATGCATCTGATTACCATGAAGATCGAGTCTTGCACTCTTGTCCTATAATCAAACAAGCAATATCAGAGAATCAACGGACTGATGAAATTGCACCTG AAGTTGGAGcatccatgaagaagaaaagagcTGCAGCAGAGCATGTAGCTAGCATTTCTTTAACTGATCTTGTTAAGTACTTCAATCTCCCAATCATAGAAGCTTCAAAAAGTTTGAATGTTGGATTGACTGTACTGAAGAGGAAATGTAGAGAATTTGGTATACCTCGGTGGCCACATCGGAAGATTAAGTCTCTTGACACTCTTATACACAATCTCCAG GAAGAGGTTCATAGACAGGAAAAGGAGGACAAAGCAGCTGCAGCCAGAGCAGCCACTAAGAGGAAGCGAATGCTAGAAACCGAAAAGGAGGGTATTGAAAGGAGCCCTTTCATGGAGTTGCAGGGAGAAACCAAGAGGTTTAGGCAAGATGTTTTTAAAAGAAGACATAAAGAAAAAGTTCTAAGCAAGAAATGCCAGCAACTTTCTCCTGAGGTTCACAACTGCTTCCACAACTGA